The Nitrospinota bacterium genome includes a region encoding these proteins:
- a CDS encoding ammonium transporter, with the protein MENILSSVADSSDVIFVMISAVIVFTMQTGFALLEVGTVRKKSQVNALVKILVYFAISILIYYAIGYGVAYGLFMFKPASKLLTENQGNELVHFFFLLAFASTIPAIISGGIAERSKLGTQVLAACIFVGIAYPLFEGMVWGQISFLGQEGSWLTGLTGGIPFHDFAGSVVVHSMGGWIALTAVIILGPRFGRWDSQGRSRPIPISNVPFMALGSWMLCLGWFGFNVMSAATLQGISGLVAINSLFAMAGGIIAALLISNNDPGFIHNGSLAGLVAICAGSDQVHPFGALIIGAMAGVIFVKGFIWEQEKLKLDDVLGVWPLHGIAGSWGGIACGIFGQEALGGLGQVSFLAQLIGTLVAIAIALFFGFVVYKILDKTVGVRLGKEDEQKGSDLAIHNIESYPEESTSRFL; encoded by the coding sequence ATGGAAAATATCTTGAGCTCGGTTGCTGATAGTAGTGATGTTATTTTTGTGATGATTAGTGCGGTAATTGTTTTTACTATGCAAACTGGTTTTGCTTTACTTGAAGTAGGCACTGTTCGAAAAAAAAGCCAAGTAAATGCATTAGTAAAGATTTTAGTCTATTTTGCGATTTCAATACTTATTTATTACGCCATTGGCTATGGAGTCGCATATGGACTTTTTATGTTTAAACCGGCCAGCAAATTGCTTACAGAAAACCAAGGCAATGAACTCGTTCACTTTTTCTTTTTGTTAGCATTCGCCTCCACTATTCCTGCAATTATCTCTGGAGGAATTGCAGAGCGATCTAAGTTAGGTACGCAAGTATTAGCCGCATGTATTTTTGTCGGCATTGCCTATCCTTTATTTGAAGGAATGGTTTGGGGGCAAATATCTTTTCTCGGGCAGGAAGGCTCATGGTTAACAGGGCTAACAGGAGGTATACCTTTTCATGATTTTGCCGGTTCAGTAGTTGTTCATTCCATGGGTGGTTGGATTGCCTTAACTGCTGTAATAATACTTGGACCTCGTTTTGGAAGATGGGATTCTCAGGGCCGTAGTCGCCCTATTCCTATTAGCAATGTTCCTTTCATGGCGTTAGGTAGTTGGATGCTTTGCCTAGGCTGGTTTGGGTTTAATGTAATGTCAGCCGCAACATTGCAAGGAATATCAGGCTTAGTAGCCATAAACTCGCTATTCGCTATGGCCGGCGGGATTATTGCAGCTCTTCTGATTTCCAATAATGACCCAGGATTTATTCATAATGGATCCCTAGCAGGTCTTGTTGCTATATGTGCGGGTTCAGATCAGGTTCATCCATTTGGTGCGCTTATAATTGGTGCAATGGCAGGAGTTATTTTTGTAAAGGGATTCATCTGGGAACAGGAAAAGTTAAAGCTTGATGATGTATTAGGTGTTTGGCCTTTACACGGCATAGCAGGTTCATGGGGTGGAATAGCGTGCGGCATCTTTGGACAGGAGGCATTGGGGGGTTTAGGTCAGGTAAGTTTTCTGGCACAACTGATTGGAACGCTTGTTGCCATTGCCATCGCTTTGTTTTTTGGTTTTGTTGTCTATAAAATTTTGGACAAAACAGTTGGAGTCCGACTGGGAAAAGAAGATGAGCAAAAAGGCTCTGATCTTGCCATCCATAATATTGAATCATATCCGGAAGAATCTACCAGTAGGTTTTTATGA
- a CDS encoding tetratricopeptide repeat protein — MINYALKKVFVFFLLLPLFAIAIPVIAKEDAIKKFKKAAEADPKDYAPHFGLGQAYHQMGLYDKAIAEYLKTIELEPLFAAAHSGLGTSYGAISKYEEAVDAFKEATRLGPNYSDAQFGLGWSYAQLEEYEKAVIPLKTALKAKPRMVVAHFTLGQVYSALGEYNDAVKHFKRALEISPIYPDAYFQMGASFTRQNKYDDAVQAFKDTLKLSPNYFEAYVGIGRAYINSNRNEEAIGPLKNAITINPGFADSYERLGAAYQNLGIHDKALPAYQEFARIDFRNPVAHFKLGVAYSRLDRKLDAIKSFQEALRLNEDFPEAHFNMGWLYQELAESNKALDQYKKVVSIDPENLDAFFNMGEIHQSYERYEDAVTNFLSVTSLDPNHVEAHVHLGWNYAKMDLPEKALEEFKSALEINPDREETYYKLGVTYGDLGLFAKGLDSLERALKVNPNHLDTLLQLGKFNSILGNYQEATKHLNKLLKIAPNYSEVRLLYGKSLVELNQFESALPHLEKAVIQQPESFEAQFYLGLTLIRLNRPQDAIAPLQKAVKIKPDSSLTFNHLGQTYQELEMYPESIYSHNQATRIEPNFTDSYNKLGAIYTNQQNYEMAIKMFRGAIHSNQKFEAGYFNLGMVYEILGRNTEAIDQYKKILALNPKHEKALFNMGWVLIDEKRFMEAIPPFQQIIDLTPESTNAHYSLGLVYDNLHRFQEAQDKYHRVLQLDPNHSGAYERLALNQKAMENATASAQKDVFPKELDIILVP, encoded by the coding sequence ATGATTAATTATGCATTAAAAAAGGTTTTTGTTTTCTTCTTACTCTTGCCCCTCTTTGCAATAGCAATCCCAGTTATTGCAAAAGAAGATGCCATTAAAAAATTTAAAAAAGCCGCAGAAGCAGATCCTAAAGACTATGCTCCTCACTTTGGCCTGGGGCAGGCCTATCACCAAATGGGTCTCTATGACAAAGCAATTGCAGAATACTTGAAGACAATTGAGCTGGAACCCCTGTTTGCCGCAGCTCACAGCGGTTTAGGTACCAGCTATGGTGCAATATCTAAATACGAAGAGGCCGTTGATGCCTTCAAAGAAGCCACTCGTTTGGGACCCAATTATTCAGATGCACAATTCGGCCTGGGCTGGAGCTATGCGCAATTAGAAGAATATGAAAAAGCGGTCATTCCTCTCAAAACAGCACTAAAAGCCAAACCCCGAATGGTTGTCGCACATTTCACTCTGGGGCAAGTCTATTCAGCCTTGGGTGAGTACAACGATGCCGTAAAACATTTCAAAAGAGCGCTGGAAATATCTCCAATTTATCCAGATGCCTATTTTCAAATGGGTGCTAGCTTTACCAGACAAAACAAATATGATGATGCCGTACAGGCTTTTAAGGACACCCTGAAACTGAGCCCGAATTATTTCGAGGCTTATGTCGGTATAGGTCGCGCCTATATCAATTCAAACAGGAATGAAGAGGCCATTGGGCCATTAAAAAATGCTATTACTATTAACCCGGGGTTTGCAGATTCATATGAAAGGTTGGGAGCCGCTTACCAGAACCTGGGCATACACGATAAAGCATTACCGGCTTACCAAGAGTTTGCTCGAATCGATTTCAGGAACCCGGTCGCTCACTTTAAACTTGGGGTAGCCTATTCAAGACTTGATAGAAAACTTGATGCCATTAAAAGTTTCCAGGAAGCCTTGCGATTGAATGAAGATTTCCCCGAAGCACACTTTAATATGGGATGGTTATATCAAGAACTGGCAGAATCAAATAAAGCGTTAGACCAATACAAGAAAGTTGTTTCCATAGACCCTGAAAATCTGGATGCATTTTTTAATATGGGGGAAATTCATCAATCCTATGAGCGTTATGAAGACGCGGTCACAAACTTTCTTAGCGTTACAAGTCTGGACCCAAATCATGTTGAAGCGCATGTTCACCTTGGCTGGAATTACGCAAAAATGGATCTTCCTGAAAAAGCCCTGGAGGAATTTAAATCCGCTCTGGAAATCAACCCTGACCGTGAAGAAACCTATTACAAACTGGGGGTCACCTATGGCGACCTTGGGCTCTTTGCAAAAGGGCTTGATTCCCTGGAAAGAGCACTCAAGGTGAACCCCAACCACCTTGATACGTTACTGCAACTGGGAAAATTCAATTCAATACTGGGAAATTATCAAGAAGCCACAAAACATCTTAATAAACTCCTAAAAATCGCACCGAACTATAGTGAAGTGAGGCTGTTATATGGCAAGAGCTTGGTAGAGTTGAATCAGTTTGAGAGCGCTTTACCCCATTTAGAAAAAGCCGTTATACAACAACCCGAATCATTTGAAGCACAGTTCTACTTGGGGCTAACTTTGATCAGACTAAATAGACCTCAAGATGCCATAGCTCCTTTACAGAAGGCCGTAAAGATCAAACCTGATTCCTCACTGACCTTTAATCATCTTGGTCAAACCTACCAGGAGCTTGAAATGTATCCTGAGTCCATTTACTCCCATAATCAAGCCACCCGAATAGAACCAAACTTTACAGATTCCTATAATAAGCTGGGAGCTATATACACTAACCAGCAAAACTATGAAATGGCCATCAAAATGTTTCGTGGAGCAATTCATTCTAATCAGAAATTTGAGGCTGGTTATTTCAACCTGGGAATGGTTTACGAGATCCTCGGGCGCAACACTGAAGCTATAGATCAATATAAAAAAATTCTGGCTTTAAACCCTAAACATGAAAAAGCACTATTCAATATGGGGTGGGTATTGATTGATGAAAAACGCTTTATGGAAGCCATACCACCCTTCCAACAGATTATAGATTTAACTCCAGAAAGCACGAACGCTCACTACAGTCTGGGGCTTGTTTATGATAATCTCCATCGTTTTCAAGAAGCACAAGACAAGTATCATCGAGTACTTCAATTAGATCCAAATCATTCAGGTGCCTATGAAAGACTGGCCTTGAACCAAAAAGCCATGGAAAATGCAACAGCTTCAGCTCAAAAAGATGTCTTTCCCAAAGAACTTGATATCATTCTCGTCCCCTAA